The Brevibacillus brevis genome contains a region encoding:
- a CDS encoding YfcC family protein — translation MTESKQLKKKSLFRLDAYVLLFCILLLCALATYVVPTGEFDRVKNGNVTTVVPGSYHAVEPNPTGFIEFFTAIQTGMVKGAPIIFLVLFTGGALAVLDKTGALNAAILTMVRKLGNREWLLVILITSVFSVLGTLGVIVNSVIAFVPLGIMIARAMKMDAIFGVALIYLGVYAGFNTTIAFPGTLGLSQEIAELPLFSGIGYRTIIYVTFVIVTILYIGRYARKVRQNKSILGDELFPSDSGSTTMEVDTKNVDFTTRHKLILAFTGIVLIGFIVCTILFKWDVNEMSGIFIFIAIGVGLLNKMSGNDIAKTFLKGCQGLIYGALIVGMARAVTVILEDGKFLDTIVYGLATILEPLSPMAGAIGMFLGSAGLHFLISSGSGEAVMLMPLLAPLADLMGITRQVAVEALMLGEGVVNCINPTSGVLMSILAMSGISYGKWLKFMLPLTAVWTALSIVFIVIGVLINWGPY, via the coding sequence ATGACAGAGAGCAAGCAACTAAAAAAGAAAAGCTTATTTCGGTTAGACGCCTACGTCCTTTTGTTTTGCATCTTACTTCTATGTGCGCTGGCTACCTATGTGGTCCCCACAGGAGAATTTGACCGTGTAAAAAACGGCAATGTGACGACGGTTGTCCCGGGTAGCTACCATGCGGTGGAGCCGAATCCTACGGGCTTTATCGAGTTTTTTACCGCGATCCAGACAGGGATGGTCAAAGGCGCGCCGATCATCTTCCTCGTTCTGTTCACAGGCGGTGCTTTGGCTGTTTTGGATAAGACAGGTGCACTCAACGCAGCGATTCTAACCATGGTCCGAAAATTAGGAAATAGAGAGTGGCTGCTGGTTATTTTGATCACTTCCGTTTTTTCTGTACTGGGTACGTTGGGTGTCATCGTCAACTCCGTCATTGCTTTCGTTCCGCTGGGCATCATGATAGCGAGAGCGATGAAAATGGATGCGATCTTCGGCGTGGCTCTGATTTATCTGGGTGTGTATGCTGGATTCAATACGACCATTGCTTTTCCGGGAACGCTGGGCTTGTCCCAAGAAATTGCGGAGCTGCCACTGTTTTCAGGTATCGGCTACCGCACCATCATTTATGTTACGTTTGTGATCGTCACCATTTTGTACATCGGGCGTTACGCGCGCAAGGTTCGTCAAAACAAGAGTATCTTGGGGGACGAGCTCTTTCCTTCTGATAGTGGTTCAACCACGATGGAAGTAGACACGAAAAATGTTGATTTTACTACTCGTCACAAATTGATCTTGGCGTTTACGGGAATCGTTCTGATTGGTTTTATCGTCTGCACGATCTTGTTCAAATGGGACGTTAACGAGATGTCCGGAATCTTTATTTTCATTGCGATCGGAGTAGGCTTGCTCAACAAGATGAGCGGCAACGATATCGCCAAAACGTTTTTAAAAGGCTGTCAGGGGCTGATTTATGGGGCTTTGATTGTGGGTATGGCACGTGCGGTCACGGTCATTTTGGAAGATGGGAAGTTCCTCGATACTATCGTGTACGGGCTTGCTACCATTCTGGAGCCGCTCTCACCGATGGCAGGCGCGATTGGGATGTTCCTGGGAAGCGCCGGGCTGCATTTCTTGATTTCGTCCGGTTCAGGTGAAGCTGTTATGCTGATGCCGTTGTTGGCACCATTGGCTGACCTGATGGGCATTACTCGTCAGGTAGCAGTAGAGGCGCTGATGCTCGGAGAAGGTGTGGTCAACTGCATTAACCCGACCTCAGGTGTTCTGATGAGTATTTTGGCGATGAGTGGCATCTCCTACGGCAAGTGGCTGAAGTTCATGCTTCCGCTCACAGCGGTATGGACAGCTCTCTCCATTGTGTTTATCGTGATCGGGGTCTTGATTAACTGGGGCCCGTATTAA
- a CDS encoding M20 peptidase aminoacylase family protein, translated as MNPFVYMDEHRDGIVQTYKDLHQLAEPSWHEEKTAKYLQERLEAAGIAVTRFEGHHGFYAEIPGESAEIVALRADMDALVQEVDGVVRPNHSCGHDAHSTLALYSALAIQASGAVPPKTMRFLFQPAEEKMGGALQMMKDGALEGVTKLIGVHLRPEMEVPYGSAAPAILHGSSSSIRGTITGLQAHGARPALGKNVIEAASFLVFALQNIRLQDGCSFSVKMTQLQAGGETVNVIPDRATFSLDVRAQSNEGMAELRRKTEHAMSQTGALTGMDVEWEWSGVTPAAVANANMIQVAKKAIGQVLGEDKIADICVTPGGEDFHFYAIHRPELATTMIGLGCGLTPVLHHPQMTFQTDALIYGAKIMTAAIYEAAQHS; from the coding sequence ATGAATCCGTTCGTATACATGGACGAGCATCGCGACGGAATAGTGCAAACATACAAAGATTTGCATCAATTGGCGGAGCCGAGCTGGCACGAGGAGAAAACGGCGAAATATTTGCAGGAACGCTTGGAGGCGGCTGGTATTGCCGTCACACGCTTCGAGGGGCACCACGGCTTTTATGCTGAGATTCCTGGAGAGAGTGCTGAAATCGTGGCTTTGCGTGCGGATATGGATGCACTCGTACAGGAAGTGGATGGCGTGGTGAGACCGAATCATTCATGCGGACACGATGCTCACTCGACACTGGCTCTCTACAGCGCCCTTGCTATTCAAGCAAGCGGAGCGGTGCCGCCGAAAACGATGCGCTTTCTATTCCAGCCTGCTGAAGAGAAGATGGGCGGAGCCTTGCAGATGATGAAGGATGGTGCCCTCGAAGGCGTGACAAAGCTGATCGGCGTCCATCTGCGCCCGGAAATGGAAGTCCCGTATGGTAGTGCTGCTCCAGCGATTTTGCATGGATCGTCTAGCTCCATCAGAGGGACGATTACAGGTCTGCAAGCACACGGAGCACGTCCGGCGCTCGGAAAAAATGTTATCGAAGCCGCTTCGTTTTTGGTTTTTGCGTTGCAAAACATTCGCCTGCAAGACGGATGCTCTTTTTCCGTGAAGATGACTCAATTGCAAGCAGGGGGAGAAACGGTAAACGTTATCCCTGATCGAGCGACCTTTAGCCTCGATGTACGTGCACAGTCCAATGAAGGCATGGCAGAATTGCGGAGAAAAACCGAGCATGCCATGAGTCAGACAGGGGCTTTGACGGGCATGGATGTGGAGTGGGAATGGTCGGGAGTCACGCCGGCAGCGGTCGCCAATGCGAACATGATCCAAGTAGCCAAAAAGGCAATTGGGCAAGTGTTGGGTGAGGACAAAATTGCCGATATATGTGTGACACCAGGCGGAGAGGACTTCCATTTTTACGCGATTCACCGCCCTGAGCTGGCTACCACGATGATTGGTTTGGGATGTGGGCTCACACCTGTTTTGCATCATCCACAGATGACTTTTCAGACAGATGCCTTGATTTATGGGGCAAAAATCATGACAGCTGCGATTTATGAAGCAGCCCAACATTCTTAG
- a CDS encoding sigma-54 interaction domain-containing protein, with translation MIKQNPCILLMTRLETISLLFANTLTSFFGDRLDIIRNHMQERLHPSVYDEVDLILVSDTSLLHDQPVPPSDIPVLLARRTIDINKLDQLMDLPPGTRCLFVSNSIEMVEGAIELLFHLGFSHLAFVPYVPDTETPLPEKDQIDVAVCHGLRELIPAHFENVIELGHRPLDLTTIFDISRLLDLSPDKANLYTADFISDFVHIGRKLTNSVHNERKLNEKLSSILNAVHEGIIGTDATGHITVLNKEAEKILQMTEATCIGRNVAEVIPEFLILEVVESHTEVTKQVLEFRDLYLLVTKIPTFLDDQFLGAVITFQDVTKVQQIEQEIRTKSANLGLMTKYSFDNIIGKSPSIQTNKRVATKLAESDFTILITGENGTGKEVFAQAIHQHSTRRDGPFVPVNFAGLTESLVESELFGYEEGSFTGARKGGKMGLFELAHNGTIFLDEIGDAPLSIQASLLRVLQEKQVMRVGGYRVIPVNVRVIAATNCNLMEMVKKGTFREDLYYRLNVLPLHIQPLRDRPEDILVLIDYFLQKKKQRLSFSREVTEQLLRYDWPGNIRELENFIHYAVVIAEGNQVELAHLPERFFAGHVSTQPLLSHRDDTLEDTIRYLSRQGSLVDYAAILQVLSDCYKRQERIGRSALLARMESPTPLTEAQIRHKLTVLERAGCVSIGVKKQGTQITAFGQQVLAAVLIKDKG, from the coding sequence ATGATAAAACAGAACCCATGCATCTTATTGATGACCCGGCTGGAGACGATCAGCCTGCTGTTTGCAAACACGCTCACGTCTTTTTTCGGCGACCGCTTGGACATCATTCGAAACCACATGCAAGAACGGCTTCACCCGAGTGTGTACGATGAAGTTGATCTCATCCTCGTTTCGGACACGAGTCTCTTGCACGATCAGCCAGTACCTCCGTCAGACATCCCCGTGCTGCTAGCAAGGCGCACGATTGACATTAACAAACTGGATCAACTCATGGACTTGCCGCCAGGAACACGCTGTCTATTTGTTTCCAACTCCATCGAAATGGTAGAAGGCGCGATTGAGCTCTTGTTTCATCTCGGATTCTCTCATCTTGCATTTGTGCCGTACGTACCTGATACCGAGACTCCGCTTCCTGAAAAAGATCAAATAGATGTCGCAGTCTGTCATGGGCTCAGGGAGCTGATTCCTGCTCATTTTGAAAACGTCATTGAGTTGGGGCACCGCCCTTTGGATTTGACGACGATCTTTGATATTTCGCGCCTGCTTGATCTGTCTCCGGATAAGGCAAACCTGTACACGGCTGATTTCATCAGTGATTTCGTCCATATCGGGCGCAAGCTGACCAACTCGGTACACAATGAACGGAAGCTGAATGAAAAGCTGAGCTCCATTTTAAATGCCGTTCATGAAGGCATCATTGGCACAGATGCCACAGGGCATATCACTGTGCTGAACAAAGAAGCCGAGAAAATTTTGCAAATGACTGAAGCAACTTGTATCGGGCGAAATGTAGCGGAGGTCATTCCCGAATTTCTCATTTTGGAAGTAGTCGAGTCACACACGGAAGTAACGAAGCAAGTATTGGAATTCCGCGATTTGTACCTCTTGGTTACCAAGATTCCCACGTTCTTGGATGATCAGTTTCTTGGCGCGGTCATTACCTTTCAGGACGTGACGAAGGTACAGCAGATCGAACAGGAAATACGGACGAAAAGTGCCAATCTCGGACTGATGACCAAGTATTCGTTTGACAATATCATCGGCAAAAGCCCGTCCATTCAGACCAACAAGCGAGTGGCGACCAAGCTGGCCGAAAGCGACTTTACGATTCTCATCACAGGGGAAAACGGAACCGGGAAGGAAGTTTTCGCCCAAGCCATCCATCAACACTCGACGCGCCGTGACGGTCCGTTCGTCCCCGTCAATTTTGCAGGACTGACCGAGAGCTTGGTTGAGAGCGAATTGTTCGGATACGAGGAAGGTTCTTTTACCGGAGCACGAAAAGGCGGAAAGATGGGACTATTCGAGCTGGCTCACAACGGGACCATTTTTCTGGACGAGATTGGGGATGCCCCACTCAGCATCCAGGCGTCACTGCTTCGTGTTCTCCAGGAAAAGCAGGTCATGCGCGTAGGGGGCTATCGTGTCATTCCAGTCAATGTCCGCGTCATCGCCGCTACCAATTGCAACCTGATGGAAATGGTCAAAAAAGGGACGTTTCGCGAGGATTTGTACTACAGACTGAACGTCCTGCCGTTGCACATCCAGCCACTGCGTGATCGTCCAGAGGATATTTTGGTGCTGATCGATTATTTTTTGCAGAAAAAAAAGCAGCGTCTGTCCTTCTCACGGGAAGTGACGGAACAGCTGCTCCGTTACGATTGGCCAGGCAATATTCGCGAGCTGGAAAATTTCATTCACTATGCAGTCGTCATCGCAGAGGGGAATCAGGTGGAGCTGGCTCATTTGCCGGAGCGTTTTTTTGCGGGGCATGTCTCTACTCAGCCACTTCTCTCTCACCGAGATGATACGCTGGAAGATACAATCCGGTATTTGTCCAGGCAAGGCTCCTTGGTAGATTACGCAGCGATCCTGCAAGTGCTGTCCGATTGCTACAAGCGTCAGGAGCGTATTGGACGCAGTGCCCTGCTCGCGAGAATGGAGAGTCCTACCCCCTTGACTGAAGCCCAAATCAGGCACAAGCTGACCGTGCTGGAACGCGCTGGGTGCGTCTCGATTGGAGTTAAGAAGCAAGGAACTCAGATTACTGCGTTTGGGCAGCAGGTGTTGGCGGCTGTGTTGATTAAGGACAAGGGATAA
- a CDS encoding GNAT family N-acetyltransferase: MEVRIERVVRDDFAEMITLADMTLPDRMNLHELKKYMELFPELIFKATYNGQLIGFSCAGIDMYQTTGWLLFSNVSKEFQGQGIGKRLIEARLQALRQFPTLRTVQVTVSETNASSIRALSAYGFRLAHAEQDYYGPGKHRNLMELPILPMIQPEKIESSIVTT, translated from the coding sequence GTGGAAGTGCGGATTGAGCGCGTCGTAAGAGATGATTTTGCGGAAATGATCACGTTGGCGGATATGACATTACCCGATCGAATGAACTTGCATGAGCTGAAAAAGTATATGGAGCTGTTTCCTGAGCTGATTTTCAAGGCGACCTACAACGGCCAGCTCATCGGTTTTAGCTGCGCCGGCATTGATATGTATCAGACGACTGGCTGGCTTCTGTTCAGCAATGTGAGCAAGGAGTTCCAAGGCCAAGGCATTGGCAAGCGGCTAATTGAAGCCAGACTGCAAGCCTTGCGCCAGTTTCCAACACTTCGCACCGTGCAGGTTACCGTGAGTGAAACGAACGCATCCTCTATTCGCGCGCTGTCTGCCTATGGCTTCCGTCTTGCTCACGCGGAACAGGATTACTACGGGCCGGGCAAGCATCGGAATTTGATGGAGCTGCCTATTTTGCCTATGATTCAACCAGAAAAAATAGAGTCGTCCATCGTGACTACCTAG